Genomic DNA from Acuticoccus sp. MNP-M23:
AAACTGCGGCGTGCGGGCGTACCGCTCCTGTCCGGCTGGTCGGTCGAGGCGCTGGAGGGGCACGACGAGGTGCAGATCGCACACTTGGCCGGCGAAGGCCGGACCCGAACCATCGCAGTGGACTCGGTTGCCATGGGCGACGGCTTTCAGCCCCAGATGGAGCTTGCCCGCCTTCTCGGCGTCCCCCTCGGCGACACGCCGCAAGGCGCGGCGCCAATCCGCGGCGACGATGGCGCGACCGCCGTTCCCGGCGTCTTTCTCATCGGCGATGCGGCGGGGCTTGGCGGCGCCCAGGCTGCGCTTGCCGAGGGCAGCCTCGCCGGTGCCGCCGCTGCCCGCTATCTCGGCCGCACCGCGGCGGACGACGGCAGCGCACGAAAGCGGCTTCAAAAGGCCCGCCGCTTTCAGGCCGCCTTGTGGCGTGCCTATGCGGCGCCTGCGCTGCCCGCGCCTTCTGGCGATACGCTGGTGTGCCGCTGCGAGCATGTGACCGCAGGCGAGATCGCGGACGCCATCATCGCCGGCGCGCGCGATCCGGGCGCCGTCAAGCGCGCAACGCGCTGCGCCATGGGGCGCTGCCAGGGCCGCATCTGCACGGGCGCACTCCTGAAAATTCTCGAACGAAAGGGCGCTGCCGCGCCGCCTCAGGCGTTGTTTGCGCCGCAGGTGCCCGCACGTCCCATTCCCGCCGCCGCGCTAGTGGTCGAAAAGCCGGAATGGGCCGGGCACCGCGAAAGCAGCCCCGCCGCCCGCCCCGCCGTGGAACCGGACGTGCCGCTTGAGGTTCACACCGCCGATCTGGTGGTGATCGGCGCCGGCGTCACCGGAATGTCGGCCGCGCTGTTTGCCGCCAGAACCGGCGCGCGCGTGCTGGTGCTCGACCGCGGGCGGATCAATGGCGAGGCCTCCGGCGGCAATGCCGGCAGCCTTCACCTGCAGCTCCTGTCCTGGGACTTTGGCGCCAAGGCGCTGGCCGGCGGGTCGCCCGCACTTCTGACGCTGCCGCTCCAGAAGGAATCCATCGCACTGTGGGGTGAGCTGGAAGACCAGCTTGGCGCCGACTTCGAGATGCGCGTCACCGGCGGACTGATGGTGGCCGAAGACGAAACCCAGATGGCCTTTCTGCGCGACAAGGCGGCAGCCGAAGGGCGCCACGGCATCCACACCGAAGTTGTCGGCCGCGACGAGATCCGCACGCTAGTCCCCGCCATCTCGGAGCGGATGGTGGCCGGCGCCTGGTGCCCCGGCGAGGGCAAGATCAACCCGCTGGCCGCAACGGCCGCCCTGGCGCGCGCAGCTAAAGCAGCGGGCGTGACGGTGGAGGAGCTGACACCCGTCACCGCCCTCAACGCCGATGGCGAATTCTACCGCGTCGCGACACCGCGCGGCACGATCGAAGCCCGCCGCGTGCTGGTTGCCGCGGGCGGATGGTCCGCGCACATCACCCGGCTTCTGGGGGTCGACGTGCCGGTGCGGGGCGCGCCGCTCCAGATGGTAGTGACCGAGACGGCGCCGCCGCTGGTGCCCTGCCTTCTGGCCCATGCCGACCGCCACCTCACCATGAAGCAGAGCGACGCCGGCACGCTGCTCATCGGCGGCGCATGGACCGCCCGCACAGGTCCCACCGGCCAGCCCCAAGTGCTACCGGAAAGCCTTGAGGGCAATTTGTGGGTGGCCGCGCGCACCATTCCGGCGGTCGCCGGCCTCTCGGTGGTCCGCAGCTGGGCAGCCATGAACATCGACATCGATACCGCGCCACTCTTGAGCGCTCTGCCCGGCCATCCGCGCGTGGTGGTGGCGGCAACCGCCAACGGCTACACGCTCGGGCCGTTCATGGGGCGCGAGGCGGCGGCCGCCGTTCTCTCCGGCCGCCTCCGCCAGGATCTTGGCGGCCTGACGCTGGACCGCTTCGGCTGAGCTGCGGCTTACGAGACGAACACGTCTTCGCCCTTGCCGTCCGGCATCTGTTCGGGCCGCTGGCAAGAGGTGGTCATCTGGATGCGGCTGTCCTCGCTCGCGGCCCGTTCCAGCCCCTCCATCACCTCAAGCACATGAAGCGCAAGGCTTCCGTTCGCCCTGTGCGGCCGGCCTGACTGAATGGCGGCGGCCATGTCGAACACGCCCACCATCCGGTAGTCGGCCGCCTGCCGTCCGTCGCGCATCTCGCGGTTGGGATCGCCGAAGGGAAGCGCGTTGTCGGTCATGTCCACAAAGTCCCCCGCGCGGTCGGACACGAGAACCGGGCCGCCGAAGAAGTTGGGGTCCGGGTTCTGGATCGTGCCCTCGGTGCCATAAAGCTCAATGGGCGGACGGCCGTGCTTCCACACGTCCCACGATGCGGTGAGCGCCACGTTCGCCCCGCCGGCAAACGAAAGGATGCCGTTGACGGTGGTGAACACCTCCACCGGAATATCCTCGCCCTTGCGCGGACCGGAGCCGACGATCCGCACCGACCGCGGCCGGCTTGCATGGGCGATGACACTGGCGACAGGGCCAAGGCAGTTGACCAGCTGAGTGATGGGATAGCAGCCGATATCGAGCACCGGCCCGCCGCCACGCTGGTAGAAGAAGAACGGATTGGGATGCCAAAGCTCCGCACCCGGCGTGGCGAAGGTGGCCGCACCGCCGGTGATGGTGCCGACGCGCCCGGCGTCGATCAGCTTGCGCACGCTCTGGTGGCCGCGGCCCAGAAACGTATCCGGCGCACCTCCAATGCGCACGCCTGCGGCATCGGCCTTCGCGGTCGTCTCCTTCGCTTGCGCAAAACTCACCGCAAACGGCTTTTCGGTATAGACGTGCTTGCCCGCCGCGATGATCGCGCCGTTGACCTCGGCGTGAGCCGCCGGGATCGTGAGGTTGATGACAATCGCAATCTCCGGGTCGGCCAGAAGGTCGGCCACGGTGCTGGCGCGAACGTCGTAGGTTTCGGCCTTGGCTCTGGCGGCGTCCATGTTGGCATCGGCCACGGCGGCGACCCGCACCAGCGCGGAGCGCGCGGCGCCCTTCAGGTAGGCATCGGAGATGTTGCCGCAGCCGATGACGCCGAGTTTGACGGTTTCCATGGCCATCAGCCGAAATTCCGGAGGATGAATTCGCGGCCCGTGCGCGCAAAGCGCACCGCGTCGGACGGCTTGTCGTGCTCCAGCACCATCCACTTCACCCCGTGTGACTGGGCCTCGGCCCAGAGCATCGGCCAGTCCATGGTGCCATCACCAATGTCGGCCCAGCCATCCTCGTCCACATTCTCGCCAACGCGGGCAATGTCCTTCACGTGGACCGCGGTGACCCGCGCCCGCTCTGCCGCCATGATGGCGGCAGGGTCGGCTCCGCCGCGCACCAGCCAGGCAAGATCAGCCTCGAACGTCAGCGGCGAACCTGCGGCGCCGGCAAAGAGTTCGGCCAGCGGCGTGGAGCCGGTCTGGTAGGGCACCAGCTCCCAGTTGTGATTGTGGTAGCCGAGCGCGATGCCGTGGTCCGCCATCCGCTCCGCCGCGGTGCCAAGCTCTGCGCCCAGCGCGCGCCAGAATTCGGCGGGGCGGCCTTCGCGGTCCTCCGGCGGCACGGCAGGCATGTAGAGCTCTTCGATGCCGATGGTCCGGGCCTGCTCCACCACCCAGTCGAATTTTTCGCGCAGGTCAGCAAGGTTTACGTGCCCCGTGGGTGCCGCCATGCCGTGCGCATCGAGGGCGGCACGAACTGAAGCCGCATCGGCAAGGTGGCGGCCGACCGTTTCGACGCGCTTGAAGCCGAGGTCCGCCAGCGCGTCCAGCTGGGCGGCCAGCTCGCCATACTCGCGCAGGGAATAGAGTTGGATGGAAAGTTCGTCAGCGATTGTCACAGGGGTAGACCTTGTTTGAGGCGCGGCGGTTCAGAGCCGGCGGCCTGACGCGGTATCGAAAAGGTTGAGACGGTCGAGGTCAGCCGCGAGGGTGACCGGCTGGCCGACGGCAGGCGCAGTGTCGCCGGGCACCCGCATTTGCAGGGCAACGGCCCCCTTGCGAACCCAGACCAGCGCGTCAGCGCCCAGCGGCTCCACAATGTCGACCTTGAAGCCGTCCCACCCGGTATCGCCAAGCGCCAGGTGTTCCGGGCGGACGCCGAGCGTCACCTTCTGACCAGGTGCCGGGGCAGTGTCGCAAATGGAGGCCGGCAATGCCGCGGTGACGGTGTCGCTCTCAAACACCGGTCCGCTGTCGCCGTGCGCAATGGTGCCCTCGATGAAGTTCATCTTCGGGCTGCCGACAAAGCCCGCGACGAAGAGGTTGGCGGGGCGGTGGTAGAGTTCGGCCGGGGCGCCGAGCTGCTGGATCTCGCGATCCTTCATCACGGCAATGCGGTCCGCCAGCGTCAGCGCCTCGATCTGGTCGTGGGTGACATAGATCATGGTGGTGGAGCCAAGCTCCATGTGGAGGCGCTTGATTTCAAGGCGAAGTTCGTTGCGGAGCTGCGCGTCGAGGTTGGAAAGCGGCTCATCGAAGAGGAAGACCTTGGCGTCGCGCACCAGCGCACGGCCGATGGCAACGCGCTGGCGCTGGCCACCGGAGAGCTGGTCGGGCCGCCTGTCGAGAAGATGCGTGATCTGTAGCATCTCGGCCGCTTCGGCGACGCGCTTCTCGATCTCGGGCTTGGCGGTCTTCGCCATCTTCAGCCCGAACGACATGTTCTGCCGCACCGTCATCCGCGGGTAGAGCGCATAGGACTGGAACACCATGGCGATGGACCGATCCTTGGGCTCCTCCCAGGTGACGTTGCGGTCGTCGATAAGGATCTTGCCGTCCTCGACATCGAGAAGGCCGGCGATGCAGTTGAGAAGGGTGGACTTGCCGCAGCCGGACGGGCCGAGGAGGACGATGAATTCCCCCGCCGCAATGTCCAGCGAAAGCTTGTCGATGACTGTGAGCGCCCCGAAGGCGACCGAAACGTCCTGTACGGAAACAGCAGCCATCGGTCAGCCCTTCACCGCGCCGGCGGCGATGCCGCGCACGAACCAGCGCCCGGAGATGAAGTAGACCGCAAGTGGCACAAGCGCCGTCATGAGGGTGGCGGCCATATTGAGGTTGTACTCCTTCTCGCCAAAGTTGGAGTTGACGATGTTGTTGAGCTGAACGGTCATCGGAAGGTTTTCGCGGCCGGCGAAGGTGAGGCCGAACAGAAAGTCGTTCCAGATGCCGGTGACCTGGAGGATCGCGCCGACGATGATCATCGGTGTCGACATCGGCAGGACGACGCGCAGAAAGATCTGCCAGAAGCCGCCGCCGTCGACCCGTGCGGCCTTGAAGAGTTCTATCGGCAGCCCGGCGTAATAGTTGCGGAACAGCAGCGTCATCAGCGGAAGACCGAAGATGACGTGAACGATGACGACGCACAGCAGCGAGTTGTAGATGCCGGTTGCCGCGAACATGCGCACCAGCGGGTAGAGGAACACCTGGTAGGGGATGAACGCGCCGAGCAGCAGCAGCGCGAAGATGACGTTGGCCCCCTTCACCCGCCAGAACGACAGCGCGTAGCCGGTGATTGCGCCAAGAGCGAGGGATGCAATCACCGACGGGATGAGGATCTGCACCGAGTTCAGGAACCCAACCGAAATGCCCTCGCATTCAAGCCCGGTGCAGGCGCCTGACCACGCCTTGGTCCAAGCCGCAAACGTCAACTCCATCGGCAGTGCGAAGATGTTGCCGAGGCGGATCTCGTCCATGGACTTGAGGCTGGTGACAATCATGATCCACAGCGGGATGAGGAAGAACGCCGCCGCAATGACGAGAAACGCATAGATGCCGACGCGGGCTGCGGTGAGACGGCGGGGGCGCCGGCCTGCCGGCTCCTGCGCTGCGCGTCCTGCGGTATTTTCAGTGGCGGCGGTCATCAGCGGCGCCCTCCGTCGCGAATGTAGCGGGCGTACATCCATGGGGCGAGAATGATGGCGACGGTGATCAGCATCAGCGTTGCCGCGGAGGTGGCAAGGCCGATGTTCGCGCGCTCGAACAGGTGGTCCATCACGAACTTTGCCGGCACTTCGGAGGCAATGCCCGGCCCGCCCCCGCTCATGGCGACCACGAGGTCGTAAAGGCGGGCAACGCCGGTGGCCAGAAGCACCACGGCCGTGACAATCATCGGCCCCAGAAGCGGCAGGATGACGGAGAGGTACATGCGCCAGGGCGGAATGCCGTCCACGCGCGCCGCCTTCCAGAGATCCTCGTCGATGCCGCGAAGGCCCGCCAGAAGGATCGCCATCACAAGGCCCGCCCCCTGCCAGATTGCGGCCAGGACGATGGCGTAGACAACCATGTTGCGATCGACCACCCAGTCGAACTTGAACCAGCCGAAGCCGAGCTTGTGGACCGCGTTCTGCAGGCCCAGCGTGGGGTTGAAGATCCATTGCCAGACAAGGCCGGTGACCACGAAGGACATGGAGTAAGGGTAGAGGAAAATGGTGCGAAACACCGCCTCGTTGCGAACCTTCTGGTCGATGAACACCGCCATCAGGAAGCCGAGAACAAGGCAGCCGGCAATATAAAGCACGCCGAATATTGCGATATTCTCGACCGAGACGAGAAAGCGCGAGCTGCTGACCAGCCGCTCGTACTGGCTGAAGCCCACCCAGTCGAGCTTGGGGAGCAGGCGTGAGGAGGTGAAGGAGAGGCGCACCGTCCACAGCATGCAGCCCACGTACACCACAAGGACGATCAGCGTTGTGGGTGCGAGCGCGATGGCCGCGGCGTACGGCAGGCGGCGGCGCTTGCGCGCGGGCGGCACGGGGGCCGCGTCAGTCACCGATGACATCTGGTTCCCTCGGGCATGCTCGTGCGGCGGGGCCTCTGCCCCGCCGCACGACACTCGGTCAGTATGCCGATTCCATGGCGGAGACGAAGTTCTCGACAAAGTCGTCGGGCGTCATGGCGGGGGAGTTCCAGTATTCGGTAATCACGTCGCGCACCGAGCCGACGAGGTCGGGCGAGTAGAAGTTGTTGCTGGGCACCTGGGCCTCTGCATTCTGCAGCGCCTCCATGCCGGCCTGCGCGCAGGCGTCCATGGACGACACGTCAACATCGAGGCGGGCGGGGACGGAGCCCTTCTTCTCGTTGAAGGCAACCTGCACGCCCGGGGACAGCATCAGCGCTGCCATCTTGTCCTGCGCCGCCGCAGCAGCCGCATCGTCCACCTTGGGGAAGACGAACACGTCGCCGCCCATCATGTAACCCCCGGGCATGATGGTGCAGCCATAGTCCGTTCCGGCGGTGAGGCCGGCTGCGATGAATTCGCCCTTGGCCCAGTCGCCCATGACCTGCGCGGCGGCCTTGCCGGTCAGGACCATGTTGGTCGCCTCGTTCCAGTTGCGGCCGGGGCTGCCCTCGTCGACCAGCGCGCGCAACTGCGCAAACACTTCGGCGGCCTTGCGGAATTCGGCGCCGCGCGCAGCTTCGGTGTCCACGTCGCCGTAGATGGCCTTCATCAGGCCCGGGCCGCCCTCTTCCAGCAGCACCGCATCGAACAGGATGTTGTCCTGCCAGTTCTGCCCGCCGTGGCCGAGCGGGATGACGCCGGCTTCCCTCAGCTTCGGCCCGGCGGCAATCAGCTCCGCAAACGACTGAGGCTGCTCGACGCCGGCATCTGCCAGCACCTTGAGGTTGGTGAACAGCCAGTTCTGGCCGTGAATGTTGACCGGAACCGCATAGAACTTCCCGTCGCGGCTGGCGGCATCGGCAAGGGCGGCGGGCAGGACGCTGCGCCAGTCGTTTTCGCCGGCGACGCTTTCAAGGTCGCGCAGGAGCCCGTTGCTCACCAGCTCGACGAACTGGCCGCCCGTGTTGAACTGCATCACGGTCGGCGGATTGCCGCCGACGATGCGGTTGACGCCGGCATTGCGCGCAGCCTGACCGCCCGCGATGGCAGTGTCGATCCAGTTGCCGCCTTCGTTGTTGAATTCGTCGGCAAAGACCTTCACGGCGGCGGACTCGCCACCGGAGGTCCACCAGTGGAGCACCTCGGCGTCCATCTGCTGAGCCTGCGCGCCGTGGGGCAGCAGGACGACGCTGGATGCAAGGAGAGCGGCACGGATGATTTTCATTTTATTTTTCCTCCCTTTGTAGTTTTTTGTAATCGATTACATAGACACTAGCACAACTTATTATTTAGCGAAAGGCAAGAAATTCCTCCCCGGATTTCAAGGAACGCGATGCAACAAAAAACACGCTCAGGCTCCCGTGCTGTCACGATTTCGGATGTGGCAGACCTTGCCAAGGTTTCCACCGCCACTGTCAGCCGTGCCCTGACCGAGCCGTCGCGGGTCAGCGTCGCCACCCGCGAACGGGT
This window encodes:
- a CDS encoding Gfo/Idh/MocA family oxidoreductase, with product METVKLGVIGCGNISDAYLKGAARSALVRVAAVADANMDAARAKAETYDVRASTVADLLADPEIAIVINLTIPAAHAEVNGAIIAAGKHVYTEKPFAVSFAQAKETTAKADAAGVRIGGAPDTFLGRGHQSVRKLIDAGRVGTITGGAATFATPGAELWHPNPFFFYQRGGGPVLDIGCYPITQLVNCLGPVASVIAHASRPRSVRIVGSGPRKGEDIPVEVFTTVNGILSFAGGANVALTASWDVWKHGRPPIELYGTEGTIQNPDPNFFGGPVLVSDRAGDFVDMTDNALPFGDPNREMRDGRQAADYRMVGVFDMAAAIQSGRPHRANGSLALHVLEVMEGLERAASEDSRIQMTTSCQRPEQMPDGKGEDVFVS
- a CDS encoding sugar phosphate isomerase/epimerase, yielding MTIADELSIQLYSLREYGELAAQLDALADLGFKRVETVGRHLADAASVRAALDAHGMAAPTGHVNLADLREKFDWVVEQARTIGIEELYMPAVPPEDREGRPAEFWRALGAELGTAAERMADHGIALGYHNHNWELVPYQTGSTPLAELFAGAAGSPLTFEADLAWLVRGGADPAAIMAAERARVTAVHVKDIARVGENVDEDGWADIGDGTMDWPMLWAEAQSHGVKWMVLEHDKPSDAVRFARTGREFILRNFG
- a CDS encoding FAD-dependent oxidoreductase; amino-acid sequence: MPQGFTFTFGGVPVAARPGDSIAAALEAAGIRALGTSRAGRARTHFCGMGACQDCVVAVDGALSRRACLTTARPGMVVVPQHDGQTMPAPVPVETTPAENLSCDCLVIGAGPAGLSAAIGAAEAGLSVTVLDERGEPGGQYFKPPSDGHRGNEARDRQHRRGDTLRARFATSGATLFAGETVWFAREMPGHGFQVRTVSGVRQRVFAAKAVLVAAGAMERPAIVPGWTLPGVMTIGAAQTLARRYGIAPGGRVLVAGNGPLGLQLAAELIDLGANVVAVVERAPFRTTALARLALADPGLARDGAAYLLKLRRAGVPLLSGWSVEALEGHDEVQIAHLAGEGRTRTIAVDSVAMGDGFQPQMELARLLGVPLGDTPQGAAPIRGDDGATAVPGVFLIGDAAGLGGAQAALAEGSLAGAAAARYLGRTAADDGSARKRLQKARRFQAALWRAYAAPALPAPSGDTLVCRCEHVTAGEIADAIIAGARDPGAVKRATRCAMGRCQGRICTGALLKILERKGAAAPPQALFAPQVPARPIPAAALVVEKPEWAGHRESSPAARPAVEPDVPLEVHTADLVVIGAGVTGMSAALFAARTGARVLVLDRGRINGEASGGNAGSLHLQLLSWDFGAKALAGGSPALLTLPLQKESIALWGELEDQLGADFEMRVTGGLMVAEDETQMAFLRDKAAAEGRHGIHTEVVGRDEIRTLVPAISERMVAGAWCPGEGKINPLAATAALARAAKAAGVTVEELTPVTALNADGEFYRVATPRGTIEARRVLVAAGGWSAHITRLLGVDVPVRGAPLQMVVTETAPPLVPCLLAHADRHLTMKQSDAGTLLIGGAWTARTGPTGQPQVLPESLEGNLWVAARTIPAVAGLSVVRSWAAMNIDIDTAPLLSALPGHPRVVVAATANGYTLGPFMGREAAAAVLSGRLRQDLGGLTLDRFG
- a CDS encoding sugar ABC transporter permease translates to MSSVTDAAPVPPARKRRRLPYAAAIALAPTTLIVLVVYVGCMLWTVRLSFTSSRLLPKLDWVGFSQYERLVSSSRFLVSVENIAIFGVLYIAGCLVLGFLMAVFIDQKVRNEAVFRTIFLYPYSMSFVVTGLVWQWIFNPTLGLQNAVHKLGFGWFKFDWVVDRNMVVYAIVLAAIWQGAGLVMAILLAGLRGIDEDLWKAARVDGIPPWRMYLSVILPLLGPMIVTAVVLLATGVARLYDLVVAMSGGGPGIASEVPAKFVMDHLFERANIGLATSAATLMLITVAIILAPWMYARYIRDGGRR
- a CDS encoding ABC transporter ATP-binding protein, whose product is MAAVSVQDVSVAFGALTVIDKLSLDIAAGEFIVLLGPSGCGKSTLLNCIAGLLDVEDGKILIDDRNVTWEEPKDRSIAMVFQSYALYPRMTVRQNMSFGLKMAKTAKPEIEKRVAEAAEMLQITHLLDRRPDQLSGGQRQRVAIGRALVRDAKVFLFDEPLSNLDAQLRNELRLEIKRLHMELGSTTMIYVTHDQIEALTLADRIAVMKDREIQQLGAPAELYHRPANLFVAGFVGSPKMNFIEGTIAHGDSGPVFESDTVTAALPASICDTAPAPGQKVTLGVRPEHLALGDTGWDGFKVDIVEPLGADALVWVRKGAVALQMRVPGDTAPAVGQPVTLAADLDRLNLFDTASGRRL
- a CDS encoding carbohydrate ABC transporter permease, coding for MTAATENTAGRAAQEPAGRRPRRLTAARVGIYAFLVIAAAFFLIPLWIMIVTSLKSMDEIRLGNIFALPMELTFAAWTKAWSGACTGLECEGISVGFLNSVQILIPSVIASLALGAITGYALSFWRVKGANVIFALLLLGAFIPYQVFLYPLVRMFAATGIYNSLLCVVIVHVIFGLPLMTLLFRNYYAGLPIELFKAARVDGGGFWQIFLRVVLPMSTPMIIVGAILQVTGIWNDFLFGLTFAGRENLPMTVQLNNIVNSNFGEKEYNLNMAATLMTALVPLAVYFISGRWFVRGIAAGAVKG
- a CDS encoding ABC transporter substrate-binding protein, yielding MKIIRAALLASSVVLLPHGAQAQQMDAEVLHWWTSGGESAAVKVFADEFNNEGGNWIDTAIAGGQAARNAGVNRIVGGNPPTVMQFNTGGQFVELVSNGLLRDLESVAGENDWRSVLPAALADAASRDGKFYAVPVNIHGQNWLFTNLKVLADAGVEQPQSFAELIAAGPKLREAGVIPLGHGGQNWQDNILFDAVLLEEGGPGLMKAIYGDVDTEAARGAEFRKAAEVFAQLRALVDEGSPGRNWNEATNMVLTGKAAAQVMGDWAKGEFIAAGLTAGTDYGCTIMPGGYMMGGDVFVFPKVDDAAAAAAQDKMAALMLSPGVQVAFNEKKGSVPARLDVDVSSMDACAQAGMEALQNAEAQVPSNNFYSPDLVGSVRDVITEYWNSPAMTPDDFVENFVSAMESAY